Proteins from a genomic interval of Benincasa hispida cultivar B227 chromosome 7, ASM972705v1, whole genome shotgun sequence:
- the LOC120081037 gene encoding uncharacterized protein LOC120081037, producing MEVLSRLLNKPPVWFRFYDRCERLGLTHLVFANNLMILCAAEKDSLEFVRQVLTDFAGLSGLVANVEKSSMFVASVESREAKKLAASMGFSLSSLPGFWVYLYWWLVRSVLQSFQVFWCSIFVLPACITHEVDRLLRSYLWKGSVVSRGGARVAWDEVCLPLGDGGFGVKHVASLNNSAIMKSEVGRSWCLRAILRSKDRFKHLVRLMIDDGRPCFVWWDPWLSGGAILDSYRSTVVYDIGSSLEAQLSKFMDGEGGWRWPTMSWELLEIWGFIQAVGPRERNQQLHGGRSRSVSALVHLMVSTFMGFWVLFSGFLPNGLRVCVYVLVMFWSYLVGFILVLLLCLCLCFVALMP from the exons aTGGAGGTCTTATCTAGGCTGTTGAATAAACCTCCTGTGTGGTTTAGGTTCTATGATCGGTGTGAGCGTCTGGGCCTgactcatttggtttttgcaaacaatttgatgattttatgTGCAGCTGAGAAAGATTCTTTAGAGTTTGTGAGGCAGGTCCTGACAGATTTTGCAGGACTATCTGGGTTAGTTGCAAATGTTGAGAAGAGTTCCATGTTTGTTGCAAGTGTAGAGTCTAGGGAGGCAAAGAAACTAGCTGCGTCTATGGGTTTCTCTCTTAGTTCGCTGCCTGGTTTCTGGGTTTACCTTTATTGGTGG CTTGTTAGGTCTGTTTTACAGTCCTTTCAGGTGTTTTGGTGTAGCATCTTCGTATTACCTGCGTGTATAACTCATGAGGTTGATCGTCTGTtacgtagttatttatggaagggtagTGTGGTGAGTCGGGGTGGTGCACGGGTGGCGTGGGATGAGGTGTGCTTGCCGTTGGGAGATGGAGGTTTCGGTGTGAAGCATGTGGCCTCTTTGAACAACTCTGCTATTATGAAG AGTGAGGTTGGGAGGTCTTGGTGTTTGAGGGCTATCTTGCGAAGTAaagatagattcaagcatctggttcgtttgatgatcGACGATGGACGGccttgttttgtttggtgggatccttggcTATCAGGGGGAGCGATTTTGGATTCATACAGGTCTACAGTGGTTTATGATATAGGGAGTAGTTTGGAGGCGCAGTTGTCGAAGTTCatggatggtgagggaggttggaggtggcctacAATGTCTTGGGAGCTGCTTGAGATCTGGGGTTTTATTCAGGCAGTGGGGCCTAGG GAGCGTAATCAGCAGCTGCATGGAGGTCGATCGAGGTCGGTATCTGCTTtggttcaccttatggtctctacg TTTATggggttttgggttcttttctcTGGCTTTCTCCCTAATGGTTTGCGAGTTTGTGTTTATGTGTTGGTTATGTTTTGGTCTTATCTTGTTGGCTTCATTTTGGTTTTGTTACTCTGTCTTTGCCtgtgctttgttgctttgatgccttga